One genomic region from Lycorma delicatula isolate Av1 chromosome 9, ASM4794821v1, whole genome shotgun sequence encodes:
- the Pbp45 gene encoding proximal sequence element A Pbp45: MGDKPSSGVKTDCERLLKHFASTGSLLYKDFVKEWQKMKFALIFRGRPSIYELIEFTEELFLIAKSYLFPPHSKSERIGGLYLLYGLYYRQPTHSKNDLFIKIRIEYDEWLELTAFVDKLKESGYLDACYIFYKMVIDKVFHFVCFSEQFGIERNRRKKNIDDIYLPKRSKEDSAVLLEDLFESSDFISSWNKKENEYNKLKKDLIARKLVDDALKVDERNFEEELKKNIEENNHISDVNVVNIGERRRAIKNRSRSETKKLSDSPTKPTTLADFRAQMLDAADKEKREKEDKGEVNSSSIQTADYRRLHRKILYVNDEDCDENIDYNHDTDNEEIKDGCHFTNNDDIKDMPSLFDGPSIGSKFFYNVGDSDDENDSYSDSDTDCELFNENDLLQTSENKKVKSDS, translated from the exons ATGGGAGATAAACCTTCATCTGGTGTGAAAACGGACTGTGAAAGGTTGTTGAAACACTTTGCAAGTACTGGTAGTTTGTTATATAAAGATTTTGTTAAAGAATGGCAAAAGATGAAATTTGCACTAATTTTTCG aggtcGTCCTTCCATTTATGAACTCATTGAATTtactgaagaattatttttaatcgcaAAAAGTTACCTTTTTCCTCCTCACAGTAAGAGTGAAAGAATTGGAGGGCTTTATTTATTGTATGGACTTTATTATAGACAGCCAACTCATTCTAAAAATGA tttatttataaaaataaggataGAATATGATGAATGGTTGGAATTAACTGCATttgtagataaattaaaagaaagtggtTATTTGGACgcatgttacattttttataaaatggttatTGATAAAGTATTCCATTTTGTTTGCTTTTCAGAACAG tttggaATTGAAAGAAAtagaaggaagaaaaatattgatGATATATATTTACCAAAAAGAAGTAAAGAAGATTCTGCTGTTTTGCTTGAAGATCTCTTTGAATCTAGTGATTTTATTTCATCAtggaataaaaaggaaaatgaatataataaattaaaaaaagatttaattgcac gtAAACTTGTTGATGATGCTCTAAAAGTGGATGAAAGAAATTTTGAAGAAGAATTAAAGAAGAATATTGAAGAGAACAACCATATATCTGATGTTAATGTAGTTAATATAG GTGAAAGAAGAAGAGCTATAAAAAATAGAAGCAGGTCAGAAACAAAGAAACTTTCTGATAGTCCTACAAAACCTACCac gcTTGCTGATTTTAGAGCTCAAATGTTAGATGCAGctgataaagaaaaaagagaaaaagaggaTAAAGGGGAAGTAAATAGTTCTAGTATTCAGACTGCTGATTATAGACGTTTACatcgaaaaatattatatgtcaATGACGAGGATTGTgatgaaaatattgattataatcaTGACActgataatgaagaaataaaagatgGGTGTCATTTTACCAATAATGATGATATTAAAGATATGCCTTCTTTATTTGATGGGCCATCTATTGGtagtaaattcttttataatgttgGTGATTCTGATGATGAAAATGACAGTTACAGTGATAGTGATACAGATtgtgaattatttaatgaaaatgatttactacaaacttcagaaaataaaaaggtCAAAAGTGACtcataa
- the LOC142329823 gene encoding prefoldin subunit 5-like yields MASSEGKPEMQQIDLSKLNIQQLNQLKQQLDQELNFFQDSLQSLKMAQNKLQDSKEVLEKVTPESKGSDVMVPLTGSMYVPGTIADSENVIIDVGTGYYLQKDIDGAKDYFKRKVTFVTEQMEKIQAVGMEKSKIREAVIDVMDTKLQAQLAAQKQVQAQ; encoded by the exons ATGGCTTCCAGCGAGGGGAAACCAGAAATGCAACAAATAgacttatcaaaattaaatattcagcaGTTAAATCAATTGAAACAACAGCTTGATCAG gagctTAATTTCTTTCAAGATTCACTTCAATCTTTAAAAATGGCCCAAAATAAACTTCAGGACTCTAAAGAAGTTTTGGAAAAAGTCACTCCAGAATCAAAAGGATCTGATGTTATGGTACCATTAACAGGATCT ATGTATGTACCTGGGACAATAGCAGACAGTGAAAATGTTATTATCGATGTTGGAACTGGTTACTATTTACAAaag GATATTGATGGAGCAAAAGACTATTTCAAAAGGAAAGTTACTTTTGTTACCGAACAGATGGAAAAAATCCAAGCTGTGGGAATGGAGAAAAGTAAAATTAGAGAAg CTGTAATAGATGTAATGGATACAAAACTTCAAGCTCAGCTTGCTGCTCAGAAGCAAGTACAagcacaataa